In the genome of Ensifer adhaerens, one region contains:
- a CDS encoding putative addiction module antidote protein, CC2985 family — protein sequence MSQITLSKEFEEIVRRQIERGPFLDAQGVVEAALRLLEDDQHAFDNWADEILPARHAELVANPELAVSVEDVRARLRAKTQAALSKVR from the coding sequence ATGTCGCAAATCACCCTAAGCAAGGAATTCGAGGAAATCGTCCGTCGCCAGATCGAACGGGGACCCTTTCTAGATGCACAAGGCGTTGTGGAGGCGGCGCTGAGGCTTCTCGAAGACGATCAGCATGCGTTCGACAATTGGGCGGACGAAATCCTGCCCGCGCGCCATGCGGAGCTTGTTGCCAATCCTGAACTGGCGGTGAGCGTCGAAGACGTTCGGGCGCGCCTGCGGGCCAAGACGCAAGCGGCTCTTTCGAAGGTTCGCTAA
- a CDS encoding 2-isopropylmalate synthase, whose protein sequence is MAKERIYLFDTTLRDGQQTPGVDFSVEDKIAIANMLDAFGMDYVEGGYPGANPTDTAFFSKKRTGRAGFVAFGMTKRAGVSVSNDPGLNELLRAKSDHICFVAKSWDYHVKVALGCTNEENLESIDLSVKAAIDAGKGAMIDCEHFFDGYKANPAYALACAKTAYDAGARWIVLCDTNGGTQPSEVREIVAAVIAAGVPGDRLGIHAHNDTGQAVANSLAAVEAGVRQIQGTLNGIGERCGNANLVTIIPTLVLKPAYNERFETGIDREALQGLTKLSHDFDELLNRSPETQAPYVGSSAFATKAGIHASALLKDPRTYEHVEPETVGNLRKVMVSDQGGKSNFINALKRRGIEVGKDDPRLDTLITIVKEREATGYAYEGADASFELLARRTLGSVPDFFQVDSFRVMVERRFDANGHLKTVSEAVVKTVIDGETVMSVAEGHGPVNALDIAIRKDLGRYQPEIADLELVDYKVRILNGGTEAITRVLIECSDDTGARWWTVGVSDNIIDASFQALMDSIVYKLMKNRELAGKVAAE, encoded by the coding sequence ATGGCAAAAGAACGCATCTACCTCTTCGACACGACCCTTCGCGACGGGCAGCAGACGCCCGGCGTGGATTTTTCCGTCGAGGACAAGATTGCGATTGCCAACATGCTGGACGCCTTCGGCATGGATTATGTCGAGGGCGGCTATCCGGGTGCGAACCCGACCGACACGGCCTTCTTTTCCAAAAAGCGCACCGGCCGCGCCGGCTTCGTCGCCTTTGGAATGACGAAGCGCGCGGGCGTCTCGGTCTCCAACGATCCCGGGCTCAACGAGCTGCTGCGCGCCAAGTCCGACCACATCTGTTTCGTCGCCAAGAGCTGGGATTATCACGTCAAGGTCGCGCTCGGCTGCACGAACGAGGAAAACCTCGAAAGCATCGACCTTTCGGTGAAGGCTGCCATCGATGCCGGCAAGGGCGCGATGATCGATTGCGAGCACTTCTTTGACGGCTACAAGGCCAACCCGGCCTATGCGCTGGCCTGCGCCAAGACGGCTTACGACGCCGGCGCGCGCTGGATCGTGCTCTGCGACACCAATGGCGGCACCCAGCCGTCGGAAGTCCGCGAGATTGTCGCCGCCGTTATTGCGGCGGGCGTCCCCGGCGACCGGCTCGGCATCCATGCGCATAACGACACCGGCCAGGCGGTCGCCAATTCGCTCGCAGCGGTCGAGGCCGGCGTGCGCCAGATCCAGGGCACGCTGAACGGCATTGGCGAGCGCTGCGGCAATGCCAATCTCGTCACCATCATCCCGACGCTGGTGCTGAAGCCCGCCTATAACGAACGCTTCGAAACCGGCATCGACCGCGAGGCGCTGCAGGGACTGACGAAGCTTTCCCACGATTTCGACGAGCTGCTGAACCGCTCGCCTGAAACGCAGGCGCCCTATGTCGGCTCCTCGGCCTTCGCCACCAAGGCCGGCATTCATGCCTCGGCGCTCCTGAAGGACCCGCGCACCTACGAGCATGTCGAGCCGGAAACGGTCGGCAACCTGCGCAAGGTCATGGTCTCCGATCAGGGCGGCAAGTCCAATTTCATCAATGCGCTGAAGCGCCGCGGCATCGAGGTCGGCAAGGACGATCCGCGCCTCGATACGCTGATCACCATCGTCAAGGAGCGCGAGGCGACCGGCTATGCCTATGAGGGCGCAGATGCGAGCTTCGAACTGCTCGCGCGCCGCACGCTCGGCTCCGTACCGGACTTCTTCCAGGTCGACAGTTTCCGCGTCATGGTCGAACGCCGCTTCGACGCCAACGGCCATCTAAAGACCGTGTCGGAAGCCGTGGTGAAGACGGTGATCGACGGCGAGACGGTGATGTCGGTGGCCGAGGGCCACGGCCCCGTCAACGCTCTCGACATCGCCATCCGCAAGGATCTGGGCCGCTACCAGCCCGAAATTGCCGATCTCGAACTGGTCGACTACAAGGTCCGCATCCTCAACGGCGGCACCGAAGCGATCACCCGCGTGCTGATCGAATGCTCAGACGATACGGGCGCCAGATGGTGGACGGTCGGCGTCTCCGACAACATCATCGATGCGTCTTTCCAGGCGCTGATGGACAGTATCGTCTACAAGCTGATGAAGAACCGGGAGCTGGCGGGGAAGGTGGCTGCGGAGTGA
- a CDS encoding proline iminopeptidase codes for MTTLRTLYPEIEPFETGVLDTGDGHQVYWERVGTKGGKPAVFLHGGPGGGCNANHRRLFDPAIYDVILFDQRGCGRSTPHASIDNNTTWHLVADIERLRTEIMGADQWLVFGGSWGSTLALAYAETHPAHVSELVVRGIYTLTKAELDWYYQFGVSEMFPDKWERFVEPIPENERHEMMAAYRRRLTGTDREEQVRAALAWSTWEGQTITLLPEPSTSDGFADPDFALAFARIENHYFVHAGWLEEGQLLNDAHKLQDIPGTIVHGRYDMPCPAKYAWALHKGWPKAEFYLIEGAGHAYSEPGILDRLIRATDKYAGKE; via the coding sequence ATGACCACGCTGCGCACCCTCTATCCCGAAATCGAGCCCTTCGAGACCGGCGTCCTCGACACCGGCGATGGCCATCAGGTCTATTGGGAGCGCGTCGGCACGAAGGGCGGCAAGCCTGCCGTCTTCCTGCATGGCGGGCCGGGCGGCGGTTGCAATGCCAATCATCGCCGCCTCTTCGATCCGGCGATTTATGACGTGATCCTCTTCGACCAGCGCGGCTGCGGGCGCTCGACACCGCATGCCAGCATCGACAACAACACGACCTGGCATCTCGTTGCGGATATCGAGCGGCTGCGGACCGAGATCATGGGTGCCGATCAATGGCTGGTCTTTGGCGGCTCCTGGGGCTCGACGCTGGCGCTTGCCTATGCGGAAACGCATCCGGCCCATGTCAGCGAACTTGTCGTGCGCGGCATCTACACGCTGACCAAGGCGGAGCTGGACTGGTACTATCAGTTCGGCGTGTCGGAAATGTTTCCCGACAAGTGGGAGCGCTTCGTTGAACCCATCCCGGAAAACGAGCGCCACGAGATGATGGCCGCCTATCGCCGCCGCCTGACGGGGACGGACCGCGAGGAGCAGGTGCGCGCAGCACTCGCCTGGAGCACCTGGGAGGGCCAAACGATCACGCTTCTGCCCGAGCCCTCGACTTCGGACGGCTTTGCCGACCCGGATTTCGCACTCGCCTTCGCCCGCATCGAGAACCATTATTTCGTCCATGCCGGCTGGCTGGAGGAGGGGCAGTTGCTCAACGATGCGCATAAGCTTCAAGACATCCCCGGCACCATCGTCCACGGTCGCTACGACATGCCGTGCCCGGCGAAATACGCCTGGGCGCTGCACAAAGGTTGGCCAAAAGCCGAGTTCTATCTGATCGAAGGGGCCGGGCACGCCTATTCGGAGCCGGGCATTCTCGACCGCCTGATCCGCGCTACTGACAAATATGCAGGAAAAGAGTAA
- a CDS encoding Uncharacterized conserved protein → MSFSGGCQCGAVRYHVRGALEGAHLCHCRMCQKAAGNYFMPLASAAETDFTITRGEPAWFQSSDPVKRGFCVLCGTPLFFKTVGSDTIAVALGSLDDPAAIEPESNDGVESRVRFFATLAGKPNRFSDRPDLAGGLETIRLSNHQHPDHDTTDWPFKDIP, encoded by the coding sequence ATGAGCTTTTCAGGCGGCTGTCAGTGCGGCGCGGTGCGCTATCATGTCAGGGGCGCACTTGAGGGCGCGCATCTCTGCCACTGCCGCATGTGCCAGAAGGCGGCCGGTAACTATTTCATGCCGCTGGCCAGTGCTGCCGAAACGGACTTTACGATCACGCGCGGCGAACCGGCGTGGTTCCAGTCTTCAGACCCGGTCAAGCGAGGCTTCTGTGTGCTCTGCGGCACGCCGCTCTTCTTCAAGACCGTTGGCTCCGACACAATCGCGGTGGCGCTGGGCTCGCTCGACGATCCGGCTGCCATCGAGCCGGAAAGCAACGACGGCGTCGAATCCCGCGTCCGCTTCTTCGCAACGCTTGCCGGAAAGCCGAACAGGTTCAGCGATCGTCCCGACCTCGCCGGCGGCCTAGAAACGATCCGTCTCAGCAACCATCAGCATCCCGATCACGATACGACCGATTGGCCCTTCAAGGACATCCCATGA
- a CDS encoding Uncharacterized conserved protein yields the protein MSDTIYTGGCQCGAIRFRVEGNLNDASICHCRMCQKAFGSFYAPLASVRGLNFRWTRGAPKHFQSSNLVRRGFCEACGTPLTYEAPDGMAIAIGAFDEPERIVPTLQYGTEGKISYVDHLPELPGHPTEEDVAALPFLAELKSYQHPDHDTDRWPEGQP from the coding sequence ATGTCTGACACGATCTACACCGGCGGCTGCCAATGCGGCGCCATCCGTTTCCGCGTCGAGGGCAATCTGAACGATGCCTCGATCTGCCATTGCCGAATGTGCCAGAAGGCATTCGGTAGCTTCTATGCCCCGCTTGCCTCCGTGCGCGGCCTGAATTTCCGCTGGACGCGCGGCGCTCCGAAACATTTCCAGTCGTCCAATCTCGTGCGTCGCGGCTTTTGCGAGGCTTGCGGCACGCCGCTGACCTACGAGGCCCCCGACGGCATGGCGATTGCCATTGGCGCCTTCGACGAGCCGGAGCGCATCGTGCCGACCCTGCAATATGGCACGGAGGGAAAGATTTCCTATGTGGATCATCTGCCCGAGCTGCCGGGTCATCCGACGGAGGAAGATGTCGCCGCATTGCCCTTCCTGGCCGAGCTGAAATCGTACCAGCATCCCGATCACGATACGGATCGGTGGCCGGAGGGGCAGCCATGA
- a CDS encoding Uncharacterized conserved protein, with the protein MTETTHSGGCQCGAVRFRAGHLGRPSICHCRMCQKAFGSFFGAFVTADQAHLVWTRGQPTWFRSSKQVHRGFCEKCGTPLTYRHPEGIELAIGAFDHPELFEPQIQVNHSKRLPWIDRLFDKPPFESPGMTEFFASIESWQHPDHDTEKWPED; encoded by the coding sequence ATGACTGAGACAACTCATTCCGGCGGCTGCCAGTGCGGCGCAGTTCGTTTCCGCGCCGGCCATCTCGGGCGGCCGTCGATCTGTCATTGCCGCATGTGCCAGAAGGCGTTCGGGTCCTTCTTCGGTGCTTTCGTGACGGCCGATCAGGCGCATCTTGTGTGGACGCGCGGCCAGCCGACCTGGTTCCGCTCTTCCAAGCAGGTGCATCGCGGCTTCTGCGAAAAATGCGGCACGCCGCTCACCTATCGCCATCCGGAAGGCATCGAGCTTGCCATCGGCGCTTTCGATCATCCGGAGCTGTTCGAGCCGCAGATCCAGGTCAACCATTCCAAGCGCTTGCCGTGGATCGACCGCCTCTTCGACAAGCCGCCGTTTGAAAGCCCCGGCATGACCGAATTCTTCGCCAGCATCGAAAGCTGGCAGCATCCGGATCACGATACGGAGAAATGGCCCGAGGACTGA
- a CDS encoding tRNA(fMet)-specific endonuclease VapC, which translates to MTTPVYMLDTNIISDMLRNPRGAAARRARAEGWSAICTSAIVECELAFGVEKSRAERLKDRIAEFLSNCRALPFDPQYSAEFAEIRVALEKAGTPIGPFDLLIAAHARALGLTLVTDNVREFSRVDGLKIENWLERTEHD; encoded by the coding sequence ATGACAACCCCGGTTTACATGCTCGACACCAACATAATCTCCGACATGCTCCGTAATCCGCGCGGTGCCGCGGCAAGGAGAGCGCGCGCCGAAGGTTGGAGCGCGATTTGTACGAGCGCGATAGTAGAATGTGAACTTGCGTTTGGGGTGGAGAAAAGTCGTGCCGAGCGATTGAAGGATCGGATCGCGGAGTTCCTTTCCAACTGCCGAGCTTTGCCGTTTGACCCGCAATACAGTGCCGAATTTGCTGAAATCCGCGTTGCCTTGGAAAAGGCAGGCACACCAATCGGCCCTTTTGATTTGCTGATCGCCGCCCATGCCCGCGCGCTCGGCTTGACCTTGGTAACGGACAACGTCCGCGAGTTCTCCCGCGTTGACGGCCTGAAGATTGAGAACTGGCTCGAAAGGACCGAGCATGACTGA
- a CDS encoding antitoxin VapB produces the protein MGMVKHAKVFRNGRNRAIRIPVEFDFPGDDVTITKEDDGRIVIAPVKSKMDLSQWLDSLEPLDEEFPDVDEGLLPLDDVKL, from the coding sequence ATGGGAATGGTCAAACATGCGAAAGTCTTCAGGAATGGTCGCAACCGGGCGATACGCATTCCGGTCGAATTCGATTTTCCGGGCGATGATGTGACGATCACGAAGGAGGATGACGGGCGGATTGTCATCGCACCGGTGAAGTCGAAGATGGATCTTTCACAATGGCTGGATTCGCTGGAGCCTTTGGATGAGGAGTTTCCCGATGTTGATGAAGGGCTTCTCCCGCTGGACGATGTCAAACTATGA
- a CDS encoding cysteinyl-tRNA synthetase produces MADTPRLKFYNTLAREKQVFEPIDAENVRLYVCGPTVYDYAHIGNARPAIVFDVLFRLLRHVYGENHVTYVRNITDVDDKINARALRDFPDLKLNDAIRRVTEKTETQYVADVATLGCLPPTVQPRATENIDGMIAIAQSLIDRGHAYVATGAEGREVLFSVPSMDNYGELSKRKLEDQQAGARIAVEAHKKSPADFVLWKESAADQPGWDASFTVDGKTVSIYGRPGWHIECSAMSDRFLWEEIKDKLSSKAKSRPHQFDIHGGGLDLIFPHHENEIAQSCCAFDTGVMANIWMHNGFLQVEGRKMSKSEGNFVTINELLETEKFGGRKWPGEVLRLAMLMTHYREPIDFSVKRLEEAEALLRKWPTGLEPQGAAHASVLDALSDDLNTVAAIQALHALAGAGAPEFAASAALLGVLPKKVSVSDALAESVEALVQLRLEMLKAKNFAEADRLRDQLASQGIQLKDSKDSTTGERVTTWEVKR; encoded by the coding sequence ATGGCGGATACGCCACGCTTGAAATTCTACAATACGCTCGCCCGCGAGAAACAGGTTTTCGAGCCGATCGACGCTGAAAACGTGCGCCTCTATGTCTGCGGCCCGACGGTTTACGATTATGCCCATATCGGAAACGCACGCCCGGCCATCGTCTTCGACGTGCTCTTCCGGCTGCTGCGCCACGTTTATGGGGAAAACCACGTCACCTATGTGCGCAACATCACGGACGTGGACGACAAGATCAATGCCCGCGCGCTGCGCGACTTCCCTGACCTCAAGTTGAACGACGCGATTCGCCGCGTCACGGAGAAGACCGAGACGCAATATGTCGCCGATGTCGCCACCCTCGGCTGCCTGCCGCCGACCGTCCAGCCGCGCGCGACGGAGAATATCGACGGGATGATCGCCATTGCCCAGTCGCTGATCGACCGAGGTCATGCCTATGTGGCGACGGGTGCCGAGGGCAGGGAAGTGTTGTTCTCCGTCCCATCGATGGACAATTACGGCGAACTCTCCAAGCGCAAGCTGGAAGACCAGCAGGCCGGCGCGCGCATCGCGGTCGAAGCGCACAAGAAGAGCCCGGCCGATTTCGTGCTCTGGAAGGAAAGCGCCGCCGATCAGCCCGGCTGGGACGCGAGCTTCACCGTCGATGGTAAAACCGTCTCGATCTACGGCCGCCCCGGCTGGCATATCGAATGCTCCGCCATGTCCGACCGCTTCCTCTGGGAGGAGATCAAGGACAAGCTTTCCTCCAAGGCGAAGTCGCGCCCGCACCAGTTCGACATCCACGGCGGTGGCCTCGACCTCATCTTCCCCCACCACGAAAACGAAATCGCGCAATCCTGCTGCGCCTTCGACACCGGCGTGATGGCGAACATCTGGATGCATAACGGCTTCCTGCAGGTCGAGGGCAGGAAGATGTCCAAGTCCGAAGGCAATTTCGTCACCATCAACGAACTGCTGGAGACGGAGAAGTTCGGCGGCCGCAAATGGCCGGGCGAGGTGCTGCGGCTGGCGATGCTGATGACGCATTACCGGGAACCGATCGATTTCAGCGTGAAAAGGTTGGAGGAGGCGGAGGCCCTGCTCAGGAAATGGCCGACAGGCCTCGAGCCGCAAGGGGCCGCCCATGCCTCCGTTCTGGATGCGCTGTCTGACGACCTCAACACGGTTGCCGCCATTCAGGCGCTCCATGCTCTGGCCGGCGCCGGCGCTCCCGAATTCGCCGCAAGCGCTGCCCTTCTGGGTGTCCTGCCGAAGAAGGTGAGCGTTTCGGATGCGTTGGCCGAAAGCGTCGAAGCCCTCGTGCAACTGCGTCTGGAAATGCTGAAGGCCAAGAACTTTGCCGAAGCCGACCGCCTGCGCGATCAACTGGCATCTCAAGGCATTCAGCTAAAGGATTCTAAAGACTCGACAACCGGGGAGCGGGTGACGACATGGGAAGTGAAGCGCTGA
- a CDS encoding Putative SOS response-associated peptidase YedK, protein MCGRYALTVTADEVVEFFSIALIEDFPARFNIAPTQPILIVVEGEGGAPGSNLPKRRAMLARWGFMPGWAKDPREFPLLVNARSETAIEKASFRAAMRHRRILIPASGFYEWHRPEKGSKQKSQAYWVRPKHGKIVAFAGLMETWASADGSEVDTACILTAPANPSFAPIHDRMPVVIPPEEFSRWLDCKTQEPRDIQDLMVSPPEDLFEAIPVSDRVNKVANTGPDIQERIARSEMAAQPTPQKAKAARRESDGGQLDLF, encoded by the coding sequence ATGTGCGGACGATATGCGCTGACGGTAACGGCGGACGAGGTGGTGGAATTTTTCTCCATCGCGCTGATCGAGGATTTCCCGGCCCGCTTCAATATCGCGCCCACGCAGCCGATCCTCATTGTCGTTGAAGGAGAGGGCGGTGCGCCCGGCTCCAACCTGCCGAAGCGCCGCGCGATGCTCGCCCGCTGGGGATTCATGCCCGGCTGGGCGAAGGACCCGCGCGAGTTTCCGCTTCTGGTGAATGCTCGCTCGGAAACCGCAATCGAGAAGGCCTCCTTCCGCGCCGCCATGCGCCACCGCCGCATCCTCATTCCTGCGTCCGGCTTTTATGAATGGCACCGCCCGGAAAAAGGCTCCAAGCAGAAATCGCAGGCCTATTGGGTGCGCCCGAAGCACGGCAAGATCGTTGCCTTTGCCGGCCTGATGGAGACCTGGGCCTCCGCCGACGGCTCCGAGGTCGACACCGCCTGCATCCTGACGGCTCCCGCCAACCCGTCCTTCGCGCCGATCCATGATCGCATGCCGGTCGTCATCCCGCCCGAGGAATTCTCCCGTTGGCTCGATTGCAAGACGCAGGAGCCGCGCGACATTCAAGACCTGATGGTCAGCCCGCCGGAGGACCTCTTTGAGGCGATCCCCGTCTCCGACCGCGTCAACAAGGTCGCCAATACCGGCCCTGACATTCAGGAGCGCATCGCCCGCTCGGAAATGGCGGCGCAACCGACGCCCCAAAAAGCAAAGGCCGCCAGACGCGAAAGCGACGGCGGCCAGTTGGATCTGTTCTAA
- a CDS encoding ADP-ribose pyrophosphatase YjhB, NUDIX family, giving the protein MQLKPASSAIVIDGDRYLLVRRANPPAQDLFAFPGGRAEPGETPDETALRELAEETGLSGDNPRLFATYELSGKTGGGYFLSVFLVDCRERQDVTALDDALEAGWYSAADLARIPVPDSVADCITRLEAWRTTGAWPEI; this is encoded by the coding sequence ATGCAATTGAAACCCGCCTCCTCCGCGATCGTGATTGATGGCGATCGTTATCTTCTGGTCCGGCGTGCGAACCCGCCGGCGCAGGACCTCTTTGCCTTTCCGGGTGGGCGGGCCGAGCCCGGCGAGACCCCGGACGAGACGGCGCTGCGGGAACTTGCGGAAGAAACGGGGCTTTCCGGCGACAATCCGCGCCTTTTCGCGACCTATGAACTGTCGGGAAAAACCGGCGGCGGCTACTTCCTGTCCGTTTTCCTCGTGGATTGCAGAGAGCGCCAGGACGTTACCGCGCTGGACGATGCGCTGGAAGCGGGCTGGTATTCCGCGGCAGATCTCGCCAGAATTCCCGTCCCGGACAGTGTGGCAGACTGCATCACCCGGCTGGAAGCCTGGCGCACCACCGGCGCCTGGCCCGAGATTTAA
- a CDS encoding TIGR02301 family protein, with product MKRLLSFAVAVVAVFQPFGVLAAGSVQQIKTAKQEPAATIFKPAPYDDKLAQLSEILGSLDFIRNLCEHDSEPQWKAMMGQLLDSDAKDEPARREKLTAAYNRGYRTFSAIQTTCSAQLRATAERYRNEGATLATEITTRYGN from the coding sequence ATGAAGCGTCTCTTGTCTTTTGCTGTTGCCGTTGTTGCTGTATTTCAGCCTTTCGGGGTCTTGGCGGCCGGGTCGGTGCAGCAGATCAAGACGGCGAAGCAGGAGCCTGCCGCCACGATCTTCAAGCCGGCCCCCTATGACGACAAGCTGGCGCAGCTGTCCGAGATCCTCGGAAGCCTCGATTTCATCCGCAATCTGTGCGAACACGACAGCGAGCCGCAATGGAAGGCGATGATGGGGCAGCTGCTCGACAGCGACGCCAAGGACGAGCCGGCACGGCGCGAAAAGCTGACGGCCGCCTATAATCGCGGATACCGTACATTCTCGGCTATCCAGACAACCTGCAGTGCGCAATTGCGAGCGACAGCGGAGCGCTACCGTAACGAAGGCGCAACACTCGCCACGGAAATTACGACGAGATACGGAAATTAA
- a CDS encoding Predicted protein tyrosine phosphatase — protein MPVIAVSPLSRIAEVAVKMKAREMISLLAENQHFHRPGVIDASRHLKLGVNDVANPARGLVHPQEEHVAAIIDFARGWDRSAPLLVHCWYGVSRSPAAAMIAALSTRPDLDDAALARDLRAASPQATPNTRLIEIADGLLGREGRLIAAVRAIGRGAEFVGEKPFVLSFGE, from the coding sequence ATGCCGGTGATCGCCGTTTCCCCCCTCTCCCGAATTGCCGAAGTCGCGGTCAAGATGAAGGCGCGGGAAATGATCTCGCTTCTCGCCGAGAACCAGCATTTTCATCGCCCCGGTGTCATCGACGCGAGCCGTCACCTGAAACTCGGTGTCAACGATGTGGCCAACCCTGCACGCGGACTGGTGCACCCGCAGGAAGAGCATGTGGCCGCCATCATTGATTTCGCGCGCGGCTGGGATCGGTCTGCACCTTTGCTGGTCCATTGCTGGTATGGCGTCTCGCGTTCTCCGGCGGCCGCGATGATTGCGGCACTCTCAACCCGTCCGGACCTTGATGACGCCGCGCTTGCCCGTGACCTGCGGGCAGCATCGCCGCAGGCCACGCCGAATACGCGGCTGATCGAGATCGCCGACGGGCTTCTCGGCCGCGAGGGGCGGTTGATCGCGGCGGTGCGAGCGATTGGGCGCGGGGCGGAATTTGTCGGCGAGAAACCGTTCGTGCTGAGCTTCGGGGAATAG